A genomic segment from Etheostoma spectabile isolate EspeVRDwgs_2016 chromosome 11, UIUC_Espe_1.0, whole genome shotgun sequence encodes:
- the myo1b gene encoding unconventional myosin-Ib isoform X8 encodes MNPYRVLPIFTPEKVEEYRNRNFYELSPHIYALADEAYRSLRDQDKDQCILITGESGAGKTEASKLVMSYVAAVCGKGQEVNKVKEQLLQSNPVLEAFGNAKTVRNDNSSRFGKYMDIEFDFKGDPLGGVISNYLLEKSRVVKQPRGERNFHIFYQLLSGASDDTLKKLKLDRDFSKYNYLSLDSAVVNGLDDAANFRTVKNAMQIVGFMEDEVQSVLELVAAVLKLGDIEFKPESRCNGTDESRIKDKNDLKEMCELLGIEQSVLERAFSYRTVEARLEKVSTTLNVAQAYYARDALAKNLYSRLFSWLVTRINESIKAQTKARHKVMGVLDIYGFEIFEDGDNSFEQFIINYCNEKLQQIFIELTLREEQEEYVREGIEWTNIEYFNNAIICDLIENHQNGILAMLDEECLRPGTVTDETFLDKLNTICAEHQHFESRLSKNSKFLTDHSLPHNCFRIQHYAGKVLYRVEGFVDKNNDLLYRDLSQAMYKANHSLIKQLFPEGNPAKVNLKRPPTAGFQFRASVGTLMKNLQTKNPNYIRCIKPNDKKASHIFTDSLVCHQVRYLGLMENVRVRRAGYAFRQAYEPCLERYKMLCKRTWPHWRGPAREGVEVLMADLPVPAEEFSFGRSKIFIRNPRTLFFLEERRRQCLQDLATLIQKIYRGWKCRSHFLLLKKSQIVVAAWYRRYAQEKKYQKIKSATTVVQSYTRGWQARKLLRELKYQKRCEEAVTTISAFWHGTQARRELRQLKEDARNRHAVSVIWAGWQGTKVRREYRKFFRANAGKKIYDFTIQRIMQKYFLGLKSTMPSMSPIDKSWPARPYRFLDGVHRELPRIFHLWRCKKYRSQFTEEKKAVYEEKLEASEIFKDKKALYPSSVSQPFKGDYLEISKNPKYQKLNSAVDEKVLLADVVNKINRANGKGTARIFLLTKKSVVLADQKTGQVKASVPLPDLASVSVSTQSDGFFALRLKEGSASAVKGDFLLSSEHLIEIITKLHRTGATAADSEQLNVDISDEFLVQFKHDKVCVKFIQGAPKNGNSVSCKRKNNRLLEVSVPTTA; translated from the exons CCTTTGGAAATGCCAAAACAGTGAGGAATGACAACTCTTCCAGATTT GGAAAGTACATGGACATTGAGTTTGACTTCAAAGGAGACCCTCTGGGTGGAGTCATCAGCAACT ATCTGCTGGAGAAGTCACGTGTGGTGAAACAGCCGAGAGGAGAGAGGAATTTCCACATCTTTTATCAGCTCCTGTCTGGAGCTTCAGATGACACACTCA AGAAGCTGAAGCTGGATCGGGACTTCAGCAAGTACAACTACCTGAGCCTGGACTCTGCCGTGGTCAATGGGCTGGATGACGCGGCCAACTTCAGGACAGTCAAA AATGCCATGCAGATCGTGGGCTTCATGGAGGACGAGGTGCAGTCAGTGCTGGAGCTGGTGGCAGCCGTGCTAAAGCTCGGCGACATTGAGTTCAAGCCAGAGTCGCGCTGCAACGGCACCGACGAGAGCCGCATCAAAGACAAAAACG ATTTGAAGGAGATGTGTGAGCTGCTGGGGATTGAACAGTCAGTGCTGGAAAGAGCGTTCAGCTACCGCACAGTGGAAGCAAGGCTGGAGAAAGTGTCCACCACCCTGAACGTGGCCCAG gCCTACTATGCCCGAGACGCTCTTGCCAAAAATCTCTATAGTCGTCTGTTTAGCTGGCTAGTTACCAGGATCAACGAAAGCATTAAA GCACAAACTAAAGCTCGCCACAAGGTCATGGGTGTGCTTGACATCTATGGCTTTGAGATCTTTGAG GATGGA GACAACAGCTTTGAGCAGTTCATAATCAACTACTGCAACGAGAAGCTGCAGCAGATCTTCATCGAGCTGACCCTGCGTGAGGAGCAGGAAGAGTACGTCAGAGAG GGCATCGAGTGGACCAACATTGAATATTTCAACAATGCTATTATCTGTGACCTCATTGAGAAT CACCAAAATGGCATCTTGGCCATGCTGGACGAGGAGTGCCTGAGGCCGGGCACAGTCACGGACGAGACCTTCCTGGACAAACTGAACACCATCTGCGCTGAACACCAGCACTTTGAGAGCCGCCTCAGCAAGAACTCAAAGTTCCTTACCGACCACAGCCTGCCACACAACTGCTTCCGCATCCAGCACTACGCCGGCAAG GTGTTGTACCGTGTAGAGGGCTTTGTAGACAAGAACAACGACCTGTTATACCGGGACCTGTCGCAGGCGATGTACAAGGCCAACCACAGTTTAATCAAACAGCTGTTCCCTGAGGGCAATCCTGCCAAAGTCAACCTGAAGAGACCACCGACTGCTGGGTTCCAGTTCAGAGCATCAGTGGGGACGCTGATGAAAAACCTGCAGACCAAGAACCCAAACTACATCCG GTGCATCAAGCCCAATGACAAGAAGGCCTCCCACATCTTCACCGACTCTCTGGTCTGCCATCAGGTCCGCTACCTGGGCCTGATGGAGAACGTCCGTGTGAGGAGAGCGGGCTACGCCTTCCGCCAGGCCTACGAGCCGTGCCTGGAACGCTACAAAATGCTCTGCAAGCGGACCTGGCCCCATTGGAGAGGTCCTGCCAG GGAAGGAGTGGAAGTGCTGATGGCCGACCTCCCGGTCCCAGCAGAAGAGTTCTCCTTCGGACGCTCCAAGATCTTCATCAGGAACCCAAGAACG CTCTTCTtcctggaggagaggaggaggcaaTGCCTGCAAGACCTGGCCACACTCATTCAGAAGATCTACCGTGGCTGGAAGTGCCGCAGCCACTTCCTGCTGCTGAAAAAGAGTCAGATAGTGGTGGCGGCGTGGTACCGGCGATATGCG caagaAAAGAAATACCAGAAGATCAAGAGTGCCACCACTGTGGTGCAGTCCTACACCAGAGGATGGCAG GCCCGCAAACTCCTGAGAGAGCTGAAGTATCAGAAGAGGTGTGAGGAGGCAGTGACCACCATCTCGGCCTTCTGGCACGGCACCCAG GCCCGGAGAGAGCTGCGTCAGCTGAAGGAGGATGCGAGGAATAGACATGCCGTATCGGTCATTTGGGCCGGCTGGCAGGGCACCAAG GTCCGCAGAGAGTACAGAAAGTTCTTCAGGGCGAATGCAGGGAAGAAGATCTATGACTTCACCATCCAGAGAAtt ATGCAAAAATACTTCCTGGGCCTGAAGAGCACCATGCCCTCCATGTCACCCATAGACAAGAGCTGGCCAGCCAGGCCTTACCGCTTCCTGGATGGAGTCCACAGAGAGCTGCCGAGAATCTTCCATCTCTGGAGG TGCAAGAAATACAGGAGCCAATTCACAGAGGAGAAAAAGGCGGTGTATGAGGAGAAGTTGGAGGCCAGTGAGATCTTCAAGGATAAGAAGGCTCTCTACCCGAGCAG CGTGAGCCAGCCCTTCAAAGGAGACTACCTGGAGATAAGCAAGAACCCCAAATATCAGAAACTCAACAGCGCTGTGGATGAGAAGGTCTTGCTGGCTGATGTGGTCAACAAGATCAACAGGGCCAATGGCAAG GGTACCGCTCGAATCTTCCTGCTGACTAAGAAGAGCGTGGTCCTGGCCGACCAGAAGACCGGCCAGGTGAAGGCCAGCGTTCCCCTGCCAGACCTCGCCAGCGTGTCGGTCAGCACACAGAGCGACGGCTTCTTTGCTCTCAGACTCAAAGAG GGGTCGGCCTCAGCCGTCAAAGGAGACTTCTTACTCAGCAGCGAACATCTGATCGAGATCATCACCAAACTGCACCGCACCGGGGCCACGGCTGCAGACAGCGAGCAGCTCAACGTCGACATCTCAGACGA GTTCCTTGTGCAGTTCAAGCATGACAAAGTGTGCGTGAAATTCATCCAGGGAGCCCCCAAGAACGGCAACAGCGTGTCGTGCAAGCGCAAGAACAACCGCCTGCTGGAGGTGTCGGTGCCCACAACAGCATAG
- the myo1b gene encoding unconventional myosin-Ib isoform X7, with protein sequence MNPYRVLPIFTPEKVEEYRNRNFYELSPHIYALADEAYRSLRDQDKDQCILITGESGAGKTEASKLVMSYVAAVCGKGQEVNKVKEQLLQSNPVLEAFGNAKTVRNDNSSRFGKYMDIEFDFKGDPLGGVISNYLLEKSRVVKQPRGERNFHIFYQLLSGASDDTLKKLKLDRDFSKYNYLSLDSAVVNGLDDAANFRTVKNAMQIVGFMEDEVQSVLELVAAVLKLGDIEFKPESRCNGTDESRIKDKNDLKEMCELLGIEQSVLERAFSYRTVEARLEKVSTTLNVAQAYYARDALAKNLYSRLFSWLVTRINESIKAQTKARHKVMGVLDIYGFEIFEDGDNSFEQFIINYCNEKLQQIFIELTLREEQEEYVREGIEWTNIEYFNNAIICDLIENHQNGILAMLDEECLRPGTVTDETFLDKLNTICAEHQHFESRLSKNSKFLTDHSLPHNCFRIQHYAGKVLYRVEGFVDKNNDLLYRDLSQAMYKANHSLIKQLFPEGNPAKVNLKRPPTAGFQFRASVGTLMKNLQTKNPNYIRCIKPNDKKASHIFTDSLVCHQVRYLGLMENVRVRRAGYAFRQAYEPCLERYKMLCKRTWPHWRGPAREGVEVLMADLPVPAEEFSFGRSKIFIRNPRTLFFLEERRRQCLQDLATLIQKIYRGWKCRSHFLLLKKSQIVVAAWYRRYAQEKKYQKIKSATTVVQSYTRGWQARKLLRELKYQKRCEEAVTTISAFWHGTQARMELRRLKQEARNKQAVTVIWAYWQGTKVRREYRKFFRANAGKKIYDFTIQRIMQKYFLGLKSTMPSMSPIDKSWPARPYRFLDGVHRELPRIFHLWRCKKYRSQFTEEKKAVYEEKLEASEIFKDKKALYPSSVSQPFKGDYLEISKNPKYQKLNSAVDEKVLLADVVNKINRANGKGTARIFLLTKKSVVLADQKTGQVKASVPLPDLASVSVSTQSDGFFALRLKEGSASAVKGDFLLSSEHLIEIITKLHRTGATAADSEQLNVDISDEFLVQFKHDKVCVKFIQGAPKNGNSVSCKRKNNRLLEVSVPTTA encoded by the exons CCTTTGGAAATGCCAAAACAGTGAGGAATGACAACTCTTCCAGATTT GGAAAGTACATGGACATTGAGTTTGACTTCAAAGGAGACCCTCTGGGTGGAGTCATCAGCAACT ATCTGCTGGAGAAGTCACGTGTGGTGAAACAGCCGAGAGGAGAGAGGAATTTCCACATCTTTTATCAGCTCCTGTCTGGAGCTTCAGATGACACACTCA AGAAGCTGAAGCTGGATCGGGACTTCAGCAAGTACAACTACCTGAGCCTGGACTCTGCCGTGGTCAATGGGCTGGATGACGCGGCCAACTTCAGGACAGTCAAA AATGCCATGCAGATCGTGGGCTTCATGGAGGACGAGGTGCAGTCAGTGCTGGAGCTGGTGGCAGCCGTGCTAAAGCTCGGCGACATTGAGTTCAAGCCAGAGTCGCGCTGCAACGGCACCGACGAGAGCCGCATCAAAGACAAAAACG ATTTGAAGGAGATGTGTGAGCTGCTGGGGATTGAACAGTCAGTGCTGGAAAGAGCGTTCAGCTACCGCACAGTGGAAGCAAGGCTGGAGAAAGTGTCCACCACCCTGAACGTGGCCCAG gCCTACTATGCCCGAGACGCTCTTGCCAAAAATCTCTATAGTCGTCTGTTTAGCTGGCTAGTTACCAGGATCAACGAAAGCATTAAA GCACAAACTAAAGCTCGCCACAAGGTCATGGGTGTGCTTGACATCTATGGCTTTGAGATCTTTGAG GATGGA GACAACAGCTTTGAGCAGTTCATAATCAACTACTGCAACGAGAAGCTGCAGCAGATCTTCATCGAGCTGACCCTGCGTGAGGAGCAGGAAGAGTACGTCAGAGAG GGCATCGAGTGGACCAACATTGAATATTTCAACAATGCTATTATCTGTGACCTCATTGAGAAT CACCAAAATGGCATCTTGGCCATGCTGGACGAGGAGTGCCTGAGGCCGGGCACAGTCACGGACGAGACCTTCCTGGACAAACTGAACACCATCTGCGCTGAACACCAGCACTTTGAGAGCCGCCTCAGCAAGAACTCAAAGTTCCTTACCGACCACAGCCTGCCACACAACTGCTTCCGCATCCAGCACTACGCCGGCAAG GTGTTGTACCGTGTAGAGGGCTTTGTAGACAAGAACAACGACCTGTTATACCGGGACCTGTCGCAGGCGATGTACAAGGCCAACCACAGTTTAATCAAACAGCTGTTCCCTGAGGGCAATCCTGCCAAAGTCAACCTGAAGAGACCACCGACTGCTGGGTTCCAGTTCAGAGCATCAGTGGGGACGCTGATGAAAAACCTGCAGACCAAGAACCCAAACTACATCCG GTGCATCAAGCCCAATGACAAGAAGGCCTCCCACATCTTCACCGACTCTCTGGTCTGCCATCAGGTCCGCTACCTGGGCCTGATGGAGAACGTCCGTGTGAGGAGAGCGGGCTACGCCTTCCGCCAGGCCTACGAGCCGTGCCTGGAACGCTACAAAATGCTCTGCAAGCGGACCTGGCCCCATTGGAGAGGTCCTGCCAG GGAAGGAGTGGAAGTGCTGATGGCCGACCTCCCGGTCCCAGCAGAAGAGTTCTCCTTCGGACGCTCCAAGATCTTCATCAGGAACCCAAGAACG CTCTTCTtcctggaggagaggaggaggcaaTGCCTGCAAGACCTGGCCACACTCATTCAGAAGATCTACCGTGGCTGGAAGTGCCGCAGCCACTTCCTGCTGCTGAAAAAGAGTCAGATAGTGGTGGCGGCGTGGTACCGGCGATATGCG caagaAAAGAAATACCAGAAGATCAAGAGTGCCACCACTGTGGTGCAGTCCTACACCAGAGGATGGCAG GCCCGCAAACTCCTGAGAGAGCTGAAGTATCAGAAGAGGTGTGAGGAGGCAGTGACCACCATCTCGGCCTTCTGGCACGGCACCCAG GCTCGGATGGAGCTGAGGCGTCTAAAACAAGAAGCGCGGAATAAACAAGCCGTGACAGTAATTTGGGCATATTGGCAGGGAACCAAG GTCCGCAGAGAGTACAGAAAGTTCTTCAGGGCGAATGCAGGGAAGAAGATCTATGACTTCACCATCCAGAGAAtt ATGCAAAAATACTTCCTGGGCCTGAAGAGCACCATGCCCTCCATGTCACCCATAGACAAGAGCTGGCCAGCCAGGCCTTACCGCTTCCTGGATGGAGTCCACAGAGAGCTGCCGAGAATCTTCCATCTCTGGAGG TGCAAGAAATACAGGAGCCAATTCACAGAGGAGAAAAAGGCGGTGTATGAGGAGAAGTTGGAGGCCAGTGAGATCTTCAAGGATAAGAAGGCTCTCTACCCGAGCAG CGTGAGCCAGCCCTTCAAAGGAGACTACCTGGAGATAAGCAAGAACCCCAAATATCAGAAACTCAACAGCGCTGTGGATGAGAAGGTCTTGCTGGCTGATGTGGTCAACAAGATCAACAGGGCCAATGGCAAG GGTACCGCTCGAATCTTCCTGCTGACTAAGAAGAGCGTGGTCCTGGCCGACCAGAAGACCGGCCAGGTGAAGGCCAGCGTTCCCCTGCCAGACCTCGCCAGCGTGTCGGTCAGCACACAGAGCGACGGCTTCTTTGCTCTCAGACTCAAAGAG GGGTCGGCCTCAGCCGTCAAAGGAGACTTCTTACTCAGCAGCGAACATCTGATCGAGATCATCACCAAACTGCACCGCACCGGGGCCACGGCTGCAGACAGCGAGCAGCTCAACGTCGACATCTCAGACGA GTTCCTTGTGCAGTTCAAGCATGACAAAGTGTGCGTGAAATTCATCCAGGGAGCCCCCAAGAACGGCAACAGCGTGTCGTGCAAGCGCAAGAACAACCGCCTGCTGGAGGTGTCGGTGCCCACAACAGCATAG
- the myo1b gene encoding unconventional myosin-Ib isoform X4, whose translation MNPYRVLPIFTPEKVEEYRNRNFYELSPHIYALADEAYRSLRDQDKDQCILITGESGAGKTEASKLVMSYVAAVCGKGQEVNKVKEQLLQSNPVLEAFGNAKTVRNDNSSRFGKYMDIEFDFKGDPLGGVISNYLLEKSRVVKQPRGERNFHIFYQLLSGASDDTLKKLKLDRDFSKYNYLSLDSAVVNGLDDAANFRTVKNAMQIVGFMEDEVQSVLELVAAVLKLGDIEFKPESRCNGTDESRIKDKNDLKEMCELLGIEQSVLERAFSYRTVEARLEKVSTTLNVAQAYYARDALAKNLYSRLFSWLVTRINESIKAQTKARHKVMGVLDIYGFEIFEDGDNSFEQFIINYCNEKLQQIFIELTLREEQEEYVREGIEWTNIEYFNNAIICDLIENHQNGILAMLDEECLRPGTVTDETFLDKLNTICAEHQHFESRLSKNSKFLTDHSLPHNCFRIQHYAGKVLYRVEGFVDKNNDLLYRDLSQAMYKANHSLIKQLFPEGNPAKVNLKRPPTAGFQFRASVGTLMKNLQTKNPNYIRCIKPNDKKASHIFTDSLVCHQVRYLGLMENVRVRRAGYAFRQAYEPCLERYKMLCKRTWPHWRGPAREGVEVLMADLPVPAEEFSFGRSKIFIRNPRTLFFLEERRRQCLQDLATLIQKIYRGWKCRSHFLLLKKSQIVVAAWYRRYAQEKKYQKIKSATTVVQSYTRGWQARKLLRELKYQKRCEEAVTTISAFWHGTQARRELRQLKEDARNRHAVSVIWAGWQGTKARRELRTLKEEARRKHAVAVIWAYWQGLKVRREYRKFFRANAGKKIYDFTIQRIMQKYFLGLKSTMPSMSPIDKSWPARPYRFLDGVHRELPRIFHLWRCKKYRSQFTEEKKAVYEEKLEASEIFKDKKALYPSSVSQPFKGDYLEISKNPKYQKLNSAVDEKVLLADVVNKINRANGKGTARIFLLTKKSVVLADQKTGQVKASVPLPDLASVSVSTQSDGFFALRLKEGSASAVKGDFLLSSEHLIEIITKLHRTGATAADSEQLNVDISDEFLVQFKHDKVCVKFIQGAPKNGNSVSCKRKNNRLLEVSVPTTA comes from the exons CCTTTGGAAATGCCAAAACAGTGAGGAATGACAACTCTTCCAGATTT GGAAAGTACATGGACATTGAGTTTGACTTCAAAGGAGACCCTCTGGGTGGAGTCATCAGCAACT ATCTGCTGGAGAAGTCACGTGTGGTGAAACAGCCGAGAGGAGAGAGGAATTTCCACATCTTTTATCAGCTCCTGTCTGGAGCTTCAGATGACACACTCA AGAAGCTGAAGCTGGATCGGGACTTCAGCAAGTACAACTACCTGAGCCTGGACTCTGCCGTGGTCAATGGGCTGGATGACGCGGCCAACTTCAGGACAGTCAAA AATGCCATGCAGATCGTGGGCTTCATGGAGGACGAGGTGCAGTCAGTGCTGGAGCTGGTGGCAGCCGTGCTAAAGCTCGGCGACATTGAGTTCAAGCCAGAGTCGCGCTGCAACGGCACCGACGAGAGCCGCATCAAAGACAAAAACG ATTTGAAGGAGATGTGTGAGCTGCTGGGGATTGAACAGTCAGTGCTGGAAAGAGCGTTCAGCTACCGCACAGTGGAAGCAAGGCTGGAGAAAGTGTCCACCACCCTGAACGTGGCCCAG gCCTACTATGCCCGAGACGCTCTTGCCAAAAATCTCTATAGTCGTCTGTTTAGCTGGCTAGTTACCAGGATCAACGAAAGCATTAAA GCACAAACTAAAGCTCGCCACAAGGTCATGGGTGTGCTTGACATCTATGGCTTTGAGATCTTTGAG GATGGA GACAACAGCTTTGAGCAGTTCATAATCAACTACTGCAACGAGAAGCTGCAGCAGATCTTCATCGAGCTGACCCTGCGTGAGGAGCAGGAAGAGTACGTCAGAGAG GGCATCGAGTGGACCAACATTGAATATTTCAACAATGCTATTATCTGTGACCTCATTGAGAAT CACCAAAATGGCATCTTGGCCATGCTGGACGAGGAGTGCCTGAGGCCGGGCACAGTCACGGACGAGACCTTCCTGGACAAACTGAACACCATCTGCGCTGAACACCAGCACTTTGAGAGCCGCCTCAGCAAGAACTCAAAGTTCCTTACCGACCACAGCCTGCCACACAACTGCTTCCGCATCCAGCACTACGCCGGCAAG GTGTTGTACCGTGTAGAGGGCTTTGTAGACAAGAACAACGACCTGTTATACCGGGACCTGTCGCAGGCGATGTACAAGGCCAACCACAGTTTAATCAAACAGCTGTTCCCTGAGGGCAATCCTGCCAAAGTCAACCTGAAGAGACCACCGACTGCTGGGTTCCAGTTCAGAGCATCAGTGGGGACGCTGATGAAAAACCTGCAGACCAAGAACCCAAACTACATCCG GTGCATCAAGCCCAATGACAAGAAGGCCTCCCACATCTTCACCGACTCTCTGGTCTGCCATCAGGTCCGCTACCTGGGCCTGATGGAGAACGTCCGTGTGAGGAGAGCGGGCTACGCCTTCCGCCAGGCCTACGAGCCGTGCCTGGAACGCTACAAAATGCTCTGCAAGCGGACCTGGCCCCATTGGAGAGGTCCTGCCAG GGAAGGAGTGGAAGTGCTGATGGCCGACCTCCCGGTCCCAGCAGAAGAGTTCTCCTTCGGACGCTCCAAGATCTTCATCAGGAACCCAAGAACG CTCTTCTtcctggaggagaggaggaggcaaTGCCTGCAAGACCTGGCCACACTCATTCAGAAGATCTACCGTGGCTGGAAGTGCCGCAGCCACTTCCTGCTGCTGAAAAAGAGTCAGATAGTGGTGGCGGCGTGGTACCGGCGATATGCG caagaAAAGAAATACCAGAAGATCAAGAGTGCCACCACTGTGGTGCAGTCCTACACCAGAGGATGGCAG GCCCGCAAACTCCTGAGAGAGCTGAAGTATCAGAAGAGGTGTGAGGAGGCAGTGACCACCATCTCGGCCTTCTGGCACGGCACCCAG GCCCGGAGAGAGCTGCGTCAGCTGAAGGAGGATGCGAGGAATAGACATGCCGTATCGGTCATTTGGGCCGGCTGGCAGGGCACCAAG GCTCGCAGGGAGCTGAGGACACTGAAGGAAGAGGCCAGGCGTAAGCATGCTGTCGCTGTGATTTGGGCCTACTGGCAGGGACTCAAG GTCCGCAGAGAGTACAGAAAGTTCTTCAGGGCGAATGCAGGGAAGAAGATCTATGACTTCACCATCCAGAGAAtt ATGCAAAAATACTTCCTGGGCCTGAAGAGCACCATGCCCTCCATGTCACCCATAGACAAGAGCTGGCCAGCCAGGCCTTACCGCTTCCTGGATGGAGTCCACAGAGAGCTGCCGAGAATCTTCCATCTCTGGAGG TGCAAGAAATACAGGAGCCAATTCACAGAGGAGAAAAAGGCGGTGTATGAGGAGAAGTTGGAGGCCAGTGAGATCTTCAAGGATAAGAAGGCTCTCTACCCGAGCAG CGTGAGCCAGCCCTTCAAAGGAGACTACCTGGAGATAAGCAAGAACCCCAAATATCAGAAACTCAACAGCGCTGTGGATGAGAAGGTCTTGCTGGCTGATGTGGTCAACAAGATCAACAGGGCCAATGGCAAG GGTACCGCTCGAATCTTCCTGCTGACTAAGAAGAGCGTGGTCCTGGCCGACCAGAAGACCGGCCAGGTGAAGGCCAGCGTTCCCCTGCCAGACCTCGCCAGCGTGTCGGTCAGCACACAGAGCGACGGCTTCTTTGCTCTCAGACTCAAAGAG GGGTCGGCCTCAGCCGTCAAAGGAGACTTCTTACTCAGCAGCGAACATCTGATCGAGATCATCACCAAACTGCACCGCACCGGGGCCACGGCTGCAGACAGCGAGCAGCTCAACGTCGACATCTCAGACGA GTTCCTTGTGCAGTTCAAGCATGACAAAGTGTGCGTGAAATTCATCCAGGGAGCCCCCAAGAACGGCAACAGCGTGTCGTGCAAGCGCAAGAACAACCGCCTGCTGGAGGTGTCGGTGCCCACAACAGCATAG